One Pygocentrus nattereri isolate fPygNat1 chromosome 12, fPygNat1.pri, whole genome shotgun sequence DNA window includes the following coding sequences:
- the LOC108413170 gene encoding NACHT, LRR and PYD domains-containing protein 3-like isoform X2, producing the protein MADPPKYPADVPHMSTITASNSSSVISPQVVGSHVEGSVSNNIHVHFHGERNTSSPISPTSDLERVRRLQAKFKENLRQKLETILEGIAKRSNMTLQEWIHPQLFISEEESNDLFTENEIWRIDKDKAISCNDLFKALPGQKVVLTTGIAGTGKTACVQKFVLDWAMGTANQDVDFMFVLPFSELNLLRDDEHFISLHSLLCHFHPELKVLDPKIYEQCKVVFIFDGLNESKLDLDLKSRNMVDSNGEEETITSVDTLISVLIMGELAPSALIWITSRPGKAKELSECRPTDLVTDLQGFSDAHIEEYLRKKICGWDKANRIISHIRTTWTMHTMCHLPVFCWITATALERAYYDCESGHLPKTLTEVLTCYLIKSNQMLKTGSLSKADVELFNALGEMAFKHPRDSSVLTEDDFREHGIEPGEGAIKSELLAQIFLEVSSNSSPSKSYRFLHSSIQVYLAALSVLRSYSSYSINMLKPEIQWFPNNDTTSESSENEDQETCTRKQHQGTLWELLKVAVDSSLVSVKLQLHTSSDGELKHFLPFLLGLAFNCGQMLLGQLIGDNKQDQDSIQKAIRYIKHMLKTKEKELSHDQSINLLRSLAELRDYSFEEEMRMFMSSCGNAEEQLSVAQCSVLAHLVQVSGIVLEDIDVFRLSSSFQGQRRLVSVVRNCRKARVNCHQAMAVISALLSSNSHLEKLQFRHGCIEKYKNLVEAVKAPVFRLKELHFSHIHLLAKHESWVEVIRAALLGPHDQPCSFMLKDCNLSDDSCVVLASALQSTNSGLKVLDLSYNNLTDTGVKNIYQKLEHSKCELEKLRLSYCHKVTDKSCATLSKVLPHSHLKELHLDGCRIRDSGMKLLSRPLMIRPNQLQTLWLGHCNLTGDGCEVLASALSSDSSELGELDLSDNDLKDSGVKRLSAGLKSSHCKLEILRMSGCMITEEGCSSIASALCSNPCHLRELDLSYNHPGEKVLSARLEDPHCILETLNLRNCGEHRMKPGIRKYGSYFAKWELSCEEDVQKWENHLVDSGFCGEQGKFYCSVYQAWTWRSSWSGQSWAGG; encoded by the exons ATGGCAGATCCACCAAAATATCCCGCAGATGTCCCTCACATGTCCACCATCACAGCCTCCAACAGTTCCTCTGTTATTTCACCCCAAGTGGTGGGCAGTCACGTCGAGGGCTCAGTCAGCAATAACATACATGTTCATTTCCACG GTGAGAGAAACACAAGTTCTCCCATAAGTCCAACCTCAG ATTTGGAACGTGTGCGACGGTTGCAGGCCAAATTCAAGGAGAACTTGAGACAGAAGCTTGAGACCATCTTGGAAGGTATTGCAAAAAGGAGCAACATGACTCTCCAAGAGTGGATTCATCCACAGCTCTTCATCTCAGAAGAAGAGAGTAATGATctatttacagaaaatgaaatatggAGAATTGACAAAGACAAAGCAATCAGCTGCAATGATCTCTTCAAAGCATTGCCTGGTCAGAAGGTTGTACTCACAACAGGAATTGCTGGCACTGGAAAAACAGCGTGCGTGCAAAAGTTTGTTCTGGACTGGGCCATGGGAACAGCCAACCAGGACGTGGATTTCATGTTTGTGCTTCCATTCTCAGAGTTGAATTTGCTTAGAGATGATGAGCACTTCATTAGTCTTCATTCGCTTTTGTGTCACTTCCATCCTGAACTGAAGGTCCTGGATCCAAAGATATATGAGCAGTGCAAAGTTGTATTTATCTTTGATGGCCTGAATGAAAGCAAACTTGATCTTGATCTGAAATCCAGGAATATGGTTGACTCCAACGGTGAGGAAGAGACCATTACATCAGTAGATACACTGATATCTGTCCTCATAATGGGTGAACTGGCTCCCTCAGCGCTCATCTGGATAACATCCCGACCGGGAAAAGCCAAAGAGCTCTCAGAATGCAGGCCTACTGACCTTGTGACAGATCTTCAGGGATTCAGTGATGCACATATAGAGGAGTACCTCAGGAAGAAAATCTGTGGATGGGATAAAGCCAATAGAATCATCTCGCACATCAGAACCACATGGACCATGCACACCATGTGCCATCTACCGGTCTTCTGTTGGATCACAGCCACGGCTCTTGAGAGAGCGTATTACGATTGTGAAAGTGGTCACCTCCCTAAAACTCTGACTGAAGTACTGACATGCTATCTGATAAAAAGTAACCAGATGTTAAAAACAGGCAGCCTGTCAAAAGCTGATGTGGAGCTTTTCAATGCACTAGGAGAGATGGCCTTCAAACATCCGAGAGACAGCTCTGTCCTGACGGAGGACGATTTTCGAGAGCATGGCATTGAACCCGGAGAAGGAGCAATAAAATCAGAGCTGCTTGCTCAAATTTTCTTAGAGGTCAGCTCAAATTCTTCACCTTCCAAGAGTTACAGGTTTCTGCATTCAAGCATTCAGGTGTATCTTGCTGCACTTTCTGTTCTACGTTCATATAGCAGTTACAGCATAAATATGCTAAAACCAGAAATACAGTGGTTTCCAAATAATGACACAACATCAGAAAGTTCTGAAAATGAAGATCAAGAAACCTGCACGAGAAAACAGCATCAGGGAACGCTGTGGGAGCTGCTGAAGGTTGCTGTGGACAGTTCTTTGGTCAGTGTTAAACTACAGCTGCACACCAGCTCTGATGGAGAGCTGAAGCATTTCCTCCCCTTTCTTCTTGGCCTGGCATTTAACTGTGGTCAGATGCTGCTGGGTCAACTCATAGGGGATAATAAACAGGACCAGGACAGCATCCAGAAGGCCATAAGATATATCAAACATATGCTTAAGACTAAGGAGAAGGAACTCAGTCATGATCAGAGCATAAATTTGCTCCGCAGCCTGGCTGAACTGAGAGATTACTCTTTTGAGGAGGAGATGCGAATGTTCATGTCATCATGCGGAAATGCTGAAGAACAACTCTCCGTTGCACAGTGCTCAGTGCTGGCCCACCTGGTCCAAGTGTCAGGGATTGTGTTGGAAGATATCGATGTTTTTAGACTGAGCTCATCATTTCAGGGTCAGCGCAGACTTGTATCAGTTGTGAGAAACTGCAGAAAGGCTCG TGTAAATTGCCACCAAGCCATGGCTGTAATTTCTGCCCTCCTCTCATCAAATTCACACCTGGAAAAGCTGCAATTCAGGCATGGTTGTATTGAGAAATACAAAAATCTTGTTGAAGCTGTAAAGGCCCCAGTCTTCAGACTTAAAGAGCTTCATTTTAGTCACATACATTTGTTG GCAAAGCACGAATCCTGGGTAGAAGTCATACGTGCTGCTCTGTTGGGTCCACATGATCAGCCATGCTCTTTTAT GCTCAAGGACTGCAATCTCAGTGATGACAGCTGTGTAGTCCTGGCCTCAGCTCTACAATCAACCAACTCAGGCTTGAAAGTTCTAGATCTCAGTTACAACAACCTGACAGACACTGGAGTCAAGAACATCTATCAGAAACTTGAACATTCAAAATGTGAACTGGAGAAGCTTAG GTTAAGCTACTGCCATAAAGTCACAGATAAATCGTGTGCAACATTGTCCAAGGTTCTACCTCACTCACATCTGAAAGAGCTGCATTTGGATGGGTGTAGAATTCGAGACTCTGGAATGAAACTTCTCAGTCGTCCTCTGATGATTCGTCCAAACCAACTACAAACACTGTG GTTGGGCCACTGCAATCTAACTGGAGATGGCTGTGAAGTTCTGGCATCAGCGCTCAGCTCAGATTCTTCAGAACTTGGAGAGCTGGACCTCAGTGACAATGACCTGAAGGACTCAGGAGTGAAGcggctctctgctggactgaagagcTCCCATTGTAAACTCGAGATTCTAAG aatgtctGGTTGCATGATCACAGAGGAAGGCTGTTCTTCAATagcttcagctctgtgttcaaaCCCCTGCCACCTAAGAGAGCTAGATCTGAGCTACAATCATCCAGGAGAGAAGGTGCTCTCTGCCAGATTGGAGGATCCACACTGCATACTGGAGACACTTAA TCTAAGAAACTGTGGGGAGCACAGAATGAAACCAGGCATAagaaaat atGGCTCTTACTTTGCAAAATGGGAACTGTCATGTGAGGAAGATGTTCAGAAGTGGGAAAACCATCTTGTTGACAGCGGCTTTTGTGGTGAACAGGGGAAATTCTACTG CAGTGTTTACCAAGCCTGGACCTGGAGATCTTCCTGgagtgggcagtcgtgggctggaggttag
- the LOC108413170 gene encoding NACHT, LRR and PYD domains-containing protein 14-like isoform X1: MADPPKYPADVPHMSTITASNSSSVISPQVVGSHVEGSVSNNIHVHFHGERNTSSPISPTSDLERVRRLQAKFKENLRQKLETILEGIAKRSNMTLQEWIHPQLFISEEESNDLFTENEIWRIDKDKAISCNDLFKALPGQKVVLTTGIAGTGKTACVQKFVLDWAMGTANQDVDFMFVLPFSELNLLRDDEHFISLHSLLCHFHPELKVLDPKIYEQCKVVFIFDGLNESKLDLDLKSRNMVDSNGEEETITSVDTLISVLIMGELAPSALIWITSRPGKAKELSECRPTDLVTDLQGFSDAHIEEYLRKKICGWDKANRIISHIRTTWTMHTMCHLPVFCWITATALERAYYDCESGHLPKTLTEVLTCYLIKSNQMLKTGSLSKADVELFNALGEMAFKHPRDSSVLTEDDFREHGIEPGEGAIKSELLAQIFLEVSSNSSPSKSYRFLHSSIQVYLAALSVLRSYSSYSINMLKPEIQWFPNNDTTSESSENEDQETCTRKQHQGTLWELLKVAVDSSLVSVKLQLHTSSDGELKHFLPFLLGLAFNCGQMLLGQLIGDNKQDQDSIQKAIRYIKHMLKTKEKELSHDQSINLLRSLAELRDYSFEEEMRMFMSSCGNAEEQLSVAQCSVLAHLVQVSGIVLEDIDVFRLSSSFQGQRRLVSVVRNCRKARVNCHQAMAVISALLSSNSHLEKLQFRHGCIEKYKNLVEAVKAPVFRLKELHFSHIHLLAKHESWVEVIRAALLGPHDQPCSFMLKDCNLSDDSCVVLASALQSTNSGLKVLDLSYNNLTDTGVKNIYQKLEHSKCELEKLRLSYCHKVTDKSCATLSKVLPHSHLKELHLDGCRIRDSGMKLLSRPLMIRPNQLQTLWLGHCNLTGDGCEVLASALSSDSSELGELDLSDNDLKDSGVKRLSAGLKSSHCKLEILRMSGCMITEEGCSSIASALCSNPCHLRELDLSYNHPGEKVLSARLEDPHCILETLNLRNCGEHRMKPGIRKYGSYFAKWELSCEEDVQKWENHLVDSGFCGEQGKFYWQVKWTTEIDFGMKSKSSNRCYSFNRKYIPRLVGIRISQKPISHTMGIYLDWPAGTLSFYRVLPNHVQKPIPKSDQLRHLYTFHDRFRNPLYPYVKLQTKSAMVSVQSLGPFSPN; this comes from the exons ATGGCAGATCCACCAAAATATCCCGCAGATGTCCCTCACATGTCCACCATCACAGCCTCCAACAGTTCCTCTGTTATTTCACCCCAAGTGGTGGGCAGTCACGTCGAGGGCTCAGTCAGCAATAACATACATGTTCATTTCCACG GTGAGAGAAACACAAGTTCTCCCATAAGTCCAACCTCAG ATTTGGAACGTGTGCGACGGTTGCAGGCCAAATTCAAGGAGAACTTGAGACAGAAGCTTGAGACCATCTTGGAAGGTATTGCAAAAAGGAGCAACATGACTCTCCAAGAGTGGATTCATCCACAGCTCTTCATCTCAGAAGAAGAGAGTAATGATctatttacagaaaatgaaatatggAGAATTGACAAAGACAAAGCAATCAGCTGCAATGATCTCTTCAAAGCATTGCCTGGTCAGAAGGTTGTACTCACAACAGGAATTGCTGGCACTGGAAAAACAGCGTGCGTGCAAAAGTTTGTTCTGGACTGGGCCATGGGAACAGCCAACCAGGACGTGGATTTCATGTTTGTGCTTCCATTCTCAGAGTTGAATTTGCTTAGAGATGATGAGCACTTCATTAGTCTTCATTCGCTTTTGTGTCACTTCCATCCTGAACTGAAGGTCCTGGATCCAAAGATATATGAGCAGTGCAAAGTTGTATTTATCTTTGATGGCCTGAATGAAAGCAAACTTGATCTTGATCTGAAATCCAGGAATATGGTTGACTCCAACGGTGAGGAAGAGACCATTACATCAGTAGATACACTGATATCTGTCCTCATAATGGGTGAACTGGCTCCCTCAGCGCTCATCTGGATAACATCCCGACCGGGAAAAGCCAAAGAGCTCTCAGAATGCAGGCCTACTGACCTTGTGACAGATCTTCAGGGATTCAGTGATGCACATATAGAGGAGTACCTCAGGAAGAAAATCTGTGGATGGGATAAAGCCAATAGAATCATCTCGCACATCAGAACCACATGGACCATGCACACCATGTGCCATCTACCGGTCTTCTGTTGGATCACAGCCACGGCTCTTGAGAGAGCGTATTACGATTGTGAAAGTGGTCACCTCCCTAAAACTCTGACTGAAGTACTGACATGCTATCTGATAAAAAGTAACCAGATGTTAAAAACAGGCAGCCTGTCAAAAGCTGATGTGGAGCTTTTCAATGCACTAGGAGAGATGGCCTTCAAACATCCGAGAGACAGCTCTGTCCTGACGGAGGACGATTTTCGAGAGCATGGCATTGAACCCGGAGAAGGAGCAATAAAATCAGAGCTGCTTGCTCAAATTTTCTTAGAGGTCAGCTCAAATTCTTCACCTTCCAAGAGTTACAGGTTTCTGCATTCAAGCATTCAGGTGTATCTTGCTGCACTTTCTGTTCTACGTTCATATAGCAGTTACAGCATAAATATGCTAAAACCAGAAATACAGTGGTTTCCAAATAATGACACAACATCAGAAAGTTCTGAAAATGAAGATCAAGAAACCTGCACGAGAAAACAGCATCAGGGAACGCTGTGGGAGCTGCTGAAGGTTGCTGTGGACAGTTCTTTGGTCAGTGTTAAACTACAGCTGCACACCAGCTCTGATGGAGAGCTGAAGCATTTCCTCCCCTTTCTTCTTGGCCTGGCATTTAACTGTGGTCAGATGCTGCTGGGTCAACTCATAGGGGATAATAAACAGGACCAGGACAGCATCCAGAAGGCCATAAGATATATCAAACATATGCTTAAGACTAAGGAGAAGGAACTCAGTCATGATCAGAGCATAAATTTGCTCCGCAGCCTGGCTGAACTGAGAGATTACTCTTTTGAGGAGGAGATGCGAATGTTCATGTCATCATGCGGAAATGCTGAAGAACAACTCTCCGTTGCACAGTGCTCAGTGCTGGCCCACCTGGTCCAAGTGTCAGGGATTGTGTTGGAAGATATCGATGTTTTTAGACTGAGCTCATCATTTCAGGGTCAGCGCAGACTTGTATCAGTTGTGAGAAACTGCAGAAAGGCTCG TGTAAATTGCCACCAAGCCATGGCTGTAATTTCTGCCCTCCTCTCATCAAATTCACACCTGGAAAAGCTGCAATTCAGGCATGGTTGTATTGAGAAATACAAAAATCTTGTTGAAGCTGTAAAGGCCCCAGTCTTCAGACTTAAAGAGCTTCATTTTAGTCACATACATTTGTTG GCAAAGCACGAATCCTGGGTAGAAGTCATACGTGCTGCTCTGTTGGGTCCACATGATCAGCCATGCTCTTTTAT GCTCAAGGACTGCAATCTCAGTGATGACAGCTGTGTAGTCCTGGCCTCAGCTCTACAATCAACCAACTCAGGCTTGAAAGTTCTAGATCTCAGTTACAACAACCTGACAGACACTGGAGTCAAGAACATCTATCAGAAACTTGAACATTCAAAATGTGAACTGGAGAAGCTTAG GTTAAGCTACTGCCATAAAGTCACAGATAAATCGTGTGCAACATTGTCCAAGGTTCTACCTCACTCACATCTGAAAGAGCTGCATTTGGATGGGTGTAGAATTCGAGACTCTGGAATGAAACTTCTCAGTCGTCCTCTGATGATTCGTCCAAACCAACTACAAACACTGTG GTTGGGCCACTGCAATCTAACTGGAGATGGCTGTGAAGTTCTGGCATCAGCGCTCAGCTCAGATTCTTCAGAACTTGGAGAGCTGGACCTCAGTGACAATGACCTGAAGGACTCAGGAGTGAAGcggctctctgctggactgaagagcTCCCATTGTAAACTCGAGATTCTAAG aatgtctGGTTGCATGATCACAGAGGAAGGCTGTTCTTCAATagcttcagctctgtgttcaaaCCCCTGCCACCTAAGAGAGCTAGATCTGAGCTACAATCATCCAGGAGAGAAGGTGCTCTCTGCCAGATTGGAGGATCCACACTGCATACTGGAGACACTTAA TCTAAGAAACTGTGGGGAGCACAGAATGAAACCAGGCATAagaaaat atGGCTCTTACTTTGCAAAATGGGAACTGTCATGTGAGGAAGATGTTCAGAAGTGGGAAAACCATCTTGTTGACAGCGGCTTTTGTGGTGAACAGGGGAAATTCTACTGGCAAGTTAAATGGACAACAGAAATTGATTTTGGAATGAAGTCCAAAAGCTCAAATAGGTGTTACAGTTTTAACAGAAAGTACATCCCGCGGTTAGTGGGAATCAGAATCTCACAAAAGCCCATCTCCCACACAATGGGAATCTATCTGGACTGGCCAGCTGGCACCCTGTCATTCTACAGAGTTCTGCCTAATCATGTTCAGAAACCAATTCCAAAATCAGACCAACTGAGACATCTGTACACATTTCATGACCGGTTCAGGAATCCCCTTTATCCGTATGTAAAATTACAAACAAAATCTGCCATGGTCTCAGTCCAGTCCCTAGGGCCATTCTCTCCTAACTGA